A DNA window from Dehalococcoidia bacterium contains the following coding sequences:
- a CDS encoding alpha/beta hydrolase has product MSVARVNGIDIYYERHGTGEPLLWIGGLGANLREIPYLIESYSRPFEVIGYDARGCGRSDKPEGEYSIAGLADDAAALLDATAIDAAFIYGSSMGGMVAQELVLRHPARVRALILGCTTGGAIRGVQPSPETVRRMIENQSLGGDEGMEAGWRLGYSDAYIEANRGSLLERARAAAELAAPRDSYMRQVLAAARHDTYDRLHEIACPVMIIHGADDVMMPAGNAHLLKERMPHAELHVLEDLGHGYNLEGQAIADELVIEFLQRHARIEGATSAAR; this is encoded by the coding sequence TTGTCGGTAGCACGCGTCAACGGCATTGACATCTACTACGAGCGGCACGGAACCGGCGAGCCGCTGCTTTGGATCGGCGGCCTCGGCGCGAATCTGCGCGAAATCCCGTACCTCATTGAGTCGTACAGCCGGCCCTTCGAAGTGATCGGGTATGACGCGCGCGGCTGCGGACGCAGCGACAAGCCCGAGGGCGAGTACAGCATCGCCGGGCTCGCGGACGACGCGGCGGCGCTGCTGGATGCGACCGCGATCGATGCGGCGTTTATCTACGGCTCATCGATGGGCGGGATGGTGGCGCAAGAACTGGTGTTGCGTCACCCGGCGCGGGTGCGAGCGCTGATCCTGGGCTGCACGACGGGAGGCGCCATTCGCGGCGTGCAACCATCGCCGGAAACCGTGCGGCGCATGATCGAAAACCAGTCGCTCGGCGGTGACGAAGGCATGGAAGCGGGCTGGCGGCTCGGCTACAGCGATGCATATATCGAGGCGAACCGCGGGTCGCTGCTCGAGCGTGCGCGCGCGGCGGCGGAACTGGCGGCGCCGCGCGATTCCTACATGCGGCAAGTGCTGGCGGCAGCGCGGCACGATACGTACGACCGGCTGCACGAGATCGCCTGTCCGGTGATGATCATCCACGGCGCCGACGACGTGATGATGCCGGCCGGCAACGCGCATCTGCTCAAGGAACGGATGCCACACGCCGAGCTGCACGTCCTCGAAGACCTGGGCCATGGCTATAACCTCGAGGGGCAGGCGATCGCCGATGAGCTGGTGATCGAATTTCTGCAGCGCCATGCCCGCATCGAAGGAGCGACGAGTGCCGCACGCTAG
- a CDS encoding amidohydrolase family protein — translation MKAIDFHIHPPGPGGLSTAEQAAMAAYFRGEPPPSTAEEMADYYQRLDMFGVLFAIDSETTTGRAPVPNQYIADCVRRWPDTFTGFGTVDPWKGAIAVRELERVVDLGLKGLKFHPQQQAFFPNDQRFYPLWAKAQELRLIVLFHSGTTGVGAGQPGGGGIKLGYARPIPYMDDVAADFPELRIVLAHPAWPWQEEQLAMLVHKPNVYMDLSGWSPKYFSPSLITYANHMVSHKVIFGSDYPAISPERWLRDFEAAGFTDDVRPKILRENAARLLGIDP, via the coding sequence TTGAAAGCCATCGACTTTCACATTCACCCGCCGGGTCCGGGCGGGCTTTCGACCGCCGAGCAAGCCGCCATGGCGGCGTACTTTCGCGGCGAGCCACCGCCATCGACGGCGGAAGAGATGGCGGACTACTACCAGCGCCTCGACATGTTCGGCGTGCTCTTCGCGATCGACTCGGAGACGACGACGGGGCGCGCGCCGGTACCCAACCAGTACATCGCCGACTGCGTGCGACGTTGGCCGGACACGTTCACGGGCTTCGGAACCGTCGATCCGTGGAAGGGCGCGATCGCCGTCCGCGAGTTGGAGCGCGTGGTTGATCTCGGGCTCAAGGGACTGAAGTTTCATCCTCAGCAGCAGGCGTTCTTTCCGAACGACCAGCGGTTCTATCCGCTGTGGGCGAAGGCGCAGGAACTGAGATTGATCGTGTTGTTCCACTCCGGCACAACGGGCGTCGGGGCGGGACAGCCGGGCGGCGGCGGCATCAAACTCGGCTACGCGCGGCCGATCCCGTACATGGACGACGTGGCGGCGGACTTCCCTGAACTGCGGATCGTGCTGGCGCACCCGGCGTGGCCGTGGCAAGAGGAGCAGCTCGCGATGCTCGTACACAAGCCCAACGTCTACATGGACCTCTCGGGTTGGTCGCCGAAGTATTTCTCGCCGTCACTGATCACGTACGCAAATCACATGGTGAGCCACAAGGTGATCTTCGGGTCGGACTATCCGGCGATCTCCCCGGAGCGCTGGTTGCGTGACTTCGAAGCGGCCGGCTTCACCGACGACGTGAGGCCGAAGATCCTGCGCGAGAACGCGGCGCGCCTGCTGGGGATCGATCCGTAG
- a CDS encoding alpha/beta hydrolase: MPHASADGAQLYYEVHGSGDPLLMIPGFGSTTLVYFANIAPLAERFKVIVFDPRGSGRSDVPSSGYSMQGFVDDCVSVLSAAGEASAHVAAASFGGMVAQNLALTYPERVRRLVLICTTPGGPHHVSPPPEQMAVFLAAADIPDPAAAARSTYPLHYGDAYIAEHDAAIVERSLANAHLRSKLEGRIGQLTAVSQHDTLDRLPKLSTATLILHGQHDGIVPVENSRKMAAAIPNARIKIYPDAKHIVFTECADELNRDIIEFLTENER, from the coding sequence GTGCCGCACGCTAGCGCCGACGGTGCGCAGCTCTACTACGAGGTCCACGGTTCGGGCGATCCGCTGCTCATGATCCCCGGTTTCGGCTCGACGACGCTGGTGTACTTCGCGAACATCGCGCCGCTGGCCGAGCGATTCAAGGTGATCGTCTTCGACCCGCGCGGATCGGGACGGTCGGACGTGCCATCGAGCGGCTACTCGATGCAAGGCTTCGTAGACGATTGCGTGAGCGTGCTCAGCGCCGCCGGCGAAGCGTCGGCGCACGTGGCGGCGGCGTCATTCGGGGGCATGGTGGCGCAGAACCTCGCGCTGACGTACCCGGAGCGCGTGCGGCGGCTCGTGCTGATCTGCACGACGCCCGGCGGCCCGCATCACGTATCGCCGCCGCCCGAGCAGATGGCGGTGTTTCTCGCGGCTGCGGATATTCCGGACCCGGCCGCCGCGGCGCGATCGACGTATCCGCTGCACTACGGCGACGCCTATATCGCCGAGCACGACGCCGCGATCGTCGAGCGTTCGCTGGCGAACGCGCACCTGCGTTCGAAGCTCGAGGGGCGTATCGGGCAGCTCACGGCCGTCAGCCAGCACGACACGCTGGACCGGCTGCCGAAGCTTTCCACGGCGACGCTGATCCTGCACGGCCAGCACGATGGCATCGTCCCCGTCGAGAATAGCCGCAAGATGGCGGCAGCGATTCCGAATGCGCGCATCAAGATCTATCCGGACGCGAAGCACATCGTCTTCACGGAGTGTGCGGACGAGCTGAACCGCGATATCATCGAATTTCTGACCGAGAACGAACGCTAA
- a CDS encoding glycosyltransferase family 2 protein: protein MDDLFCYPSQTEVHGGTPTLARTKKRIKTASSFHAPWEPVVAPEFRDVPPPHLLSGGAVMAAPYAHASADHDAAVAVMQRTAHPRALNEIAHPVVDVATAVRQRVRVTPWIRIGLRLLDVLPLALAVGLITFLVWGAIWLPIPLVAVLLVFDVYWAWRSINTGLHTLWGYRALKATARIDWRHKYDAETFTGNGRKQDVVAWDDIQHLIIIPTYKESIEKLSATVGKLAESEVAREKLLVVIAMEAADPDAGARYEELTQRYGHSFLAMVGTTHPRGIPGEVPGKSSNEAWAARRAKQLFCDEMGYDIDTMTVTSCDADTLFHPRYFTALTYYFATNPQRYRTFWQGPIFYYNNVWDVPAPLRIQNSLGGINHLAKLMRKYVVLFPQSTYSLSMRMCHDVGYWDVDVVPEDWHMFLKCFFELGGEPDVQPILLPVGNDGVRAHSYKGTFWEHYQQARRHAWGCSDIPYALRQFARHPEIPFRKRLRRTWSLTENHVLWSSQWFLITGVAANMSAATWGGFIGLQPFQQHNIPEWFLPLSRYILMPCMIPLIVMIGLDMLMRPQRPSHWKLWLYPVQFAQWFLMAPITLFFTAMPALDAQIRLALGFRLDYKVTEKA, encoded by the coding sequence ATGGACGACCTTTTTTGTTACCCGTCGCAGACTGAGGTGCACGGAGGCACGCCGACGCTCGCGAGAACGAAGAAGCGCATCAAGACAGCCAGCAGCTTCCACGCACCGTGGGAGCCTGTCGTCGCGCCCGAGTTCCGCGACGTGCCACCGCCGCACCTGCTGAGCGGCGGCGCCGTCATGGCCGCGCCCTATGCGCACGCATCCGCCGACCACGACGCCGCGGTTGCGGTGATGCAACGGACCGCGCACCCGCGCGCCCTCAACGAGATCGCGCACCCGGTCGTCGATGTCGCCACGGCGGTGCGCCAGCGCGTGCGCGTTACCCCGTGGATCCGCATCGGGCTGCGCCTGCTCGACGTATTGCCGCTCGCGCTCGCCGTGGGCCTGATCACGTTCCTGGTCTGGGGCGCGATCTGGCTGCCGATCCCGCTTGTCGCCGTGCTCCTCGTCTTCGATGTCTACTGGGCCTGGCGCTCGATCAATACGGGCCTCCACACACTCTGGGGCTATCGCGCGCTCAAGGCCACCGCGCGCATCGACTGGCGCCATAAGTACGATGCAGAGACGTTTACAGGCAACGGCCGCAAGCAGGACGTCGTGGCCTGGGATGACATTCAGCACCTGATCATCATTCCGACGTACAAGGAAAGCATCGAAAAGCTCAGCGCTACCGTCGGCAAGCTCGCCGAAAGCGAAGTCGCGCGGGAAAAGTTGCTGGTCGTTATCGCCATGGAAGCGGCGGATCCCGACGCCGGCGCCCGCTACGAAGAACTGACGCAGCGGTACGGCCACAGCTTCCTCGCCATGGTCGGTACCACGCATCCCAGGGGCATCCCCGGCGAAGTGCCCGGCAAGTCATCGAACGAGGCGTGGGCTGCCCGCCGCGCGAAGCAACTCTTCTGCGATGAGATGGGCTACGACATCGACACGATGACCGTCACAAGCTGCGATGCTGACACGCTCTTCCATCCGCGCTACTTCACCGCTCTCACGTACTACTTCGCCACGAATCCACAGCGTTACCGGACGTTCTGGCAGGGCCCGATCTTCTACTACAACAACGTCTGGGACGTACCGGCCCCGCTGCGCATCCAGAACAGCCTCGGCGGCATCAACCACCTGGCGAAGCTCATGCGCAAATACGTCGTGCTCTTCCCGCAGTCGACGTACAGCCTCAGCATGCGCATGTGCCACGACGTCGGCTACTGGGACGTCGATGTCGTGCCCGAAGACTGGCACATGTTCCTCAAGTGCTTCTTCGAACTCGGCGGCGAGCCCGATGTCCAACCGATCCTGCTGCCCGTCGGCAACGACGGCGTACGCGCGCACAGCTACAAAGGCACGTTCTGGGAGCACTATCAGCAAGCGCGCCGCCATGCATGGGGCTGCTCCGACATCCCGTATGCGCTGCGGCAGTTCGCGCGTCACCCGGAGATCCCGTTCCGCAAGCGTCTGCGCCGCACCTGGAGTCTCACAGAGAATCACGTGCTCTGGTCATCGCAGTGGTTCCTGATCACCGGTGTCGCCGCGAACATGTCGGCGGCGACGTGGGGCGGCTTCATCGGCCTGCAGCCGTTCCAGCAGCACAACATCCCGGAGTGGTTCCTGCCGCTCTCGCGCTACATCCTCATGCCCTGCATGATCCCGCTGATCGTCATGATCGGGCTCGACATGCTGATGCGTCCGCAGCGGCCCTCGCACTGGAAGCTCTGGCTGTATCCGGTGCAGTTCGCGCAGTGGTTCCTGATGGCGCCGATCACGCTGTTCTTCACCGCTATGCCCGCGCTCGATGCACAGATCCGTCTCGCGTTGGGCTT
- a CDS encoding alpha-amylase/4-alpha-glucanotransferase domain-containing protein, with amino-acid sequence MSRLYLGIVLHNHQPVGNYGFVIEQLFNDAYEPMLAALERHEGIRIGLHNSGPLFDWIMANRPDYMERLRGLCERGQVEMLTGGYYEPVLPMIPDGDKAGQIRKLTGFIEEKFGQTPTGLWLTERVWEPGLPVPLAHAGVRWTLVDDAHFRMVGLPADALDGYYITEDQGERINLFSGSQRLRYTIPWLNVEDLIAELRHRADTNTREAPYIVLGDDGEKFGGWPTTRKHVWDEGWIERFFAAVEAEQDWLEMVTPGEYMRRHEARGLVYLPTASYAEMMEWAMPAQSSAEYHRVAAQLHESGREDVLQYVRGGFWRYFLAKYPEANAMHKRGLRIDRKLEQTDNASARDALWRAQCNCPYWHGVFGGLYLRNIRAATHANLVQAERLADEAAGHSGVRIEADDFDYDGQRELLMQSSDVSLMLHPEQGGMLSEFDLRRRDHAFIDVITRRREAYHEALLSGTAGQSTGDLTNIHGGVRLKHEGLAEDLAFDRHRRGGLQEWVLPSDEGIERFARSEAHALFEPDGAWSCETDCGEGGASVVMARASNGWSIEKRVEMPARGEQIAVTYKCVNVSNEHRSGRFVSEWNVSAPQAADGDDRIARLETDERSIDLHNERGVVRTDAIVVRGSAPWGMRCEIEGDVDVWHFPVHTVSSSEGGLERVAQGASVSFVRALDLAPGASMSMRLAWSVVE; translated from the coding sequence ATGAGCCGCCTGTACCTGGGCATTGTCCTGCACAACCATCAGCCGGTCGGGAACTACGGGTTCGTCATTGAACAACTGTTCAATGACGCCTACGAACCGATGCTGGCGGCGCTTGAGCGTCATGAGGGGATCCGCATCGGCCTCCACAACTCAGGGCCGCTCTTCGACTGGATCATGGCGAATCGCCCGGACTACATGGAGCGCCTACGGGGACTGTGCGAGCGCGGCCAGGTGGAGATGCTCACAGGCGGCTACTACGAGCCCGTCCTGCCGATGATTCCCGACGGCGACAAGGCCGGCCAGATCCGCAAGCTGACGGGCTTCATTGAAGAGAAGTTCGGACAAACGCCCACCGGCTTGTGGCTGACAGAACGCGTGTGGGAGCCGGGGCTGCCAGTGCCGCTTGCGCATGCCGGCGTGCGATGGACGCTTGTCGATGACGCGCACTTTCGCATGGTGGGGCTGCCTGCGGATGCGCTCGACGGGTATTACATCACGGAGGACCAGGGCGAACGGATCAACCTGTTCTCGGGCAGCCAGCGCCTTCGCTACACGATCCCCTGGTTGAACGTCGAAGATTTGATAGCGGAGCTGCGACACCGCGCCGACACGAACACACGCGAAGCGCCGTACATCGTGCTCGGGGACGACGGCGAGAAGTTCGGCGGCTGGCCGACCACGCGCAAACACGTCTGGGACGAGGGTTGGATCGAGCGATTCTTCGCCGCGGTCGAGGCTGAGCAAGACTGGCTCGAGATGGTGACGCCCGGCGAATACATGCGCCGCCACGAGGCGCGGGGACTCGTCTACCTGCCGACGGCGTCGTACGCCGAGATGATGGAGTGGGCGATGCCCGCGCAGTCCAGCGCGGAATATCATCGAGTGGCTGCGCAACTGCACGAGAGCGGGCGCGAAGACGTGTTGCAGTACGTGCGCGGCGGCTTCTGGCGTTACTTCCTGGCGAAATATCCGGAAGCGAACGCGATGCACAAGCGCGGTCTGCGGATCGACCGAAAGCTAGAACAAACGGACAACGCTTCGGCGCGCGATGCCCTCTGGCGCGCGCAATGCAACTGCCCTTACTGGCACGGCGTGTTCGGCGGGCTGTATCTCCGCAACATTCGCGCGGCGACGCATGCAAACCTGGTGCAGGCGGAGCGCCTCGCCGATGAGGCAGCCGGACATAGCGGCGTGCGCATCGAAGCCGATGACTTCGACTACGACGGGCAGCGCGAATTGCTGATGCAGTCTTCCGACGTGTCATTGATGCTGCACCCGGAACAGGGCGGCATGCTGAGCGAATTCGACCTGCGGCGTCGCGACCACGCGTTCATCGACGTGATCACGCGGCGGCGCGAGGCGTATCACGAGGCCCTCCTGAGCGGCACGGCCGGACAATCGACAGGCGACCTGACGAACATCCACGGCGGCGTGCGGCTCAAGCACGAGGGCCTGGCGGAGGACCTCGCATTCGACCGACATCGGCGCGGCGGCCTGCAAGAGTGGGTGCTGCCTTCGGACGAGGGTATCGAGCGGTTTGCACGTTCTGAAGCGCACGCGTTGTTTGAACCGGACGGTGCGTGGTCGTGCGAGACGGACTGCGGCGAAGGCGGCGCGTCCGTCGTGATGGCGCGTGCGTCTAACGGGTGGAGCATAGAGAAGCGCGTCGAGATGCCGGCGCGCGGCGAGCAGATCGCGGTGACGTACAAGTGCGTGAACGTCAGTAATGAGCATCGTAGCGGACGGTTCGTCAGCGAGTGGAACGTGTCCGCGCCGCAGGCGGCAGACGGCGACGACCGCATCGCGCGGCTGGAGACCGATGAACGCTCAATCGATCTTCACAATGAGCGGGGCGTCGTGCGGACGGACGCGATCGTCGTGCGGGGAAGCGCGCCGTGGGGGATGCGCTGCGAGATCGAAGGTGACGTCGATGTGTGGCATTTTCCCGTCCACACGGTGTCTTCATCGGAGGGCGGACTGGAGCGCGTTGCGCAGGGCGCATCGGTGTCGTTCGTTCGCGCGCTCGATCTTGCGCCAGGCGCATCGATGTCGATGCGGCTTGCGTGGTCGGTGGTGGAGTGA
- a CDS encoding RNHCP domain-containing protein, whose product MSTGVHNRAPARGVEPCCHRHSCPLPSLGNSSASCRAAPRTAVSAAPERRSAMSRTYRRGSRYESRKGRIHGVSDEFRCRHCKMIVGAPPSGGRNRNHCPLCLYSRHVDGRTPGDRNSDCGAIMAPVAAFVRRKGEHAIVHRCLACGFERYNRIAADDNFASVMRLPVVEQRTSRRGDGMPSERTA is encoded by the coding sequence ATGTCAACCGGCGTGCACAACCGCGCGCCGGCCAGAGGAGTTGAACCATGTTGTCATCGTCATTCATGCCCACTGCCGTCACTCGGGAACTCATCGGCGAGTTGCAGAGCCGCGCCGCGCACTGCGGTGTCCGCGGCGCCCGAGAGGCGTTCAGCAATGTCCAGGACGTATCGACGCGGATCTCGCTACGAGAGCCGCAAGGGAAGGATTCACGGTGTTAGCGATGAGTTTCGCTGCCGCCACTGCAAGATGATAGTCGGCGCTCCGCCCTCCGGCGGCCGCAATCGCAATCATTGTCCGCTGTGCCTGTATTCACGGCACGTCGATGGCCGCACGCCCGGCGATCGCAACAGCGACTGCGGCGCCATCATGGCGCCCGTCGCCGCGTTCGTCCGGCGCAAGGGTGAGCACGCGATCGTGCATCGCTGTCTTGCCTGCGGCTTCGAGCGCTACAACCGCATCGCCGCCGACGATAACTTCGCGTCGGTGATGCGGCTGCCGGTAGTCGAGCAGCGCACGTCGCGGCGCGGCGACGGGATGCCGTCAGAGCGCACGGCGTAA
- a CDS encoding cupin domain-containing protein has protein sequence MTLIWTGNIEDLTRANTTFRTVVRVGEHSELTLMSIEPGGEIGLEVHPNIDQFLRIESGQAQIKAGPAKDDLRETHDVKEDWAFIVPAGTWHNVINTGDEPLKLYTVYAPPNHAPGTVHDTKEDADAAERAEHART, from the coding sequence ATGACGCTGATCTGGACCGGAAACATCGAAGATCTCACCCGCGCCAACACAACGTTTCGCACGGTCGTGCGGGTTGGCGAGCACAGCGAGCTGACGCTCATGTCCATCGAGCCCGGTGGCGAAATCGGACTTGAGGTGCACCCCAACATCGATCAGTTCCTGCGCATCGAGTCCGGCCAGGCGCAGATCAAGGCCGGCCCCGCGAAGGACGACCTCCGCGAAACGCACGACGTCAAGGAGGATTGGGCCTTCATCGTGCCCGCCGGCACCTGGCACAACGTGATCAACACCGGCGATGAGCCGCTCAAGCTCTACACGGTGTACGCACCGCCCAACCACGCACCCGGCACCGTGCACGACACGAAGGAGGACGCCGACGCCGCCGAACGCGCAGAGCACGCCCGGACGTAG
- a CDS encoding TldD/PmbA family protein has protein sequence MRDLAMRALDTARQRGASYADVRVVRFKAESVDVRNQNVEALTSDESLGFGVRVIVDGYWGFAGSHKMTMDEADAVAARAVTVAKASARVPGTKADIGPPQGGSGTYRTPIQTDPFAVSLEDKISLLLRVNDAIRKAPNIISAESNVYCQREDKIFANSEGAYTEQELYETGCGIEATAVDEGEVQNRSFPNSVGRHQGTEGWEFIERWDLEENALRVGEEAAELLRARSLEPGVTSVILDGSQVALQIHESCGHPIELDRVLGTEAAFAGTSFLTLDKLNSFMYGSEHVNMTADATIPGGLGTFGYDDEGVPAQSTPIVREGRFVGYLTSRETARALGQTSQGAMRASGWNRIPLIRMTNVSLEPGEWTLADMIADTDDGVYMETNRSWSIDDKRLNFQFGTEIGREITNGKLGALIKNATYTGITPRFWGSCDAIANRDEWVVWGTPNCGKGQPEQVAHTGHGAAAARFRGVQVGLMK, from the coding sequence ATGCGCGACCTCGCGATGCGCGCTCTCGACACAGCTCGTCAACGGGGGGCGAGCTACGCCGACGTGCGCGTCGTGCGCTTCAAGGCGGAGTCCGTCGACGTACGCAACCAGAACGTCGAGGCGCTGACGTCGGACGAGTCGCTGGGCTTCGGCGTTCGCGTGATCGTCGATGGGTACTGGGGCTTCGCAGGCAGTCACAAGATGACGATGGATGAGGCGGACGCCGTTGCGGCGCGCGCCGTGACGGTCGCGAAGGCATCGGCGCGAGTGCCGGGCACCAAGGCCGACATCGGACCGCCGCAGGGTGGAAGCGGGACGTATCGCACGCCGATACAGACGGACCCGTTCGCCGTGTCGCTCGAAGACAAGATCTCGCTGTTGCTGCGCGTCAACGACGCGATACGCAAGGCGCCGAACATCATTTCGGCGGAGAGCAACGTCTACTGCCAGCGCGAGGACAAGATCTTCGCCAACAGCGAGGGCGCGTACACGGAGCAGGAGTTGTACGAGACCGGCTGCGGCATCGAGGCGACGGCGGTGGACGAGGGCGAGGTGCAGAACCGGTCGTTCCCGAACAGCGTCGGCCGCCACCAGGGCACCGAGGGCTGGGAGTTCATCGAACGCTGGGACCTCGAGGAGAATGCGTTGCGCGTCGGTGAAGAAGCAGCGGAATTGCTGCGCGCGAGGTCGCTGGAGCCCGGCGTGACGAGCGTGATCCTCGATGGCAGCCAGGTGGCGCTGCAGATCCACGAGTCGTGCGGGCATCCGATCGAGCTGGACCGCGTGCTCGGCACGGAGGCGGCGTTCGCAGGCACGAGCTTTCTCACGCTCGACAAACTGAACAGCTTCATGTACGGCTCGGAGCACGTGAACATGACGGCCGACGCGACGATACCGGGCGGCCTCGGCACATTCGGCTACGACGACGAAGGGGTGCCCGCGCAGTCGACGCCGATCGTGCGCGAAGGGCGCTTCGTCGGCTATCTGACGTCGCGCGAGACGGCGCGCGCGCTCGGTCAGACCAGCCAGGGCGCGATGCGCGCTTCGGGGTGGAATCGCATCCCGTTGATCCGCATGACCAACGTGAGCCTGGAGCCGGGTGAGTGGACGCTCGCCGACATGATCGCCGACACGGACGATGGCGTGTACATGGAGACGAACCGGAGCTGGAGCATCGACGACAAGCGGTTGAACTTCCAGTTCGGCACGGAGATAGGCCGGGAGATCACGAACGGCAAGCTCGGCGCGCTGATCAAGAACGCCACGTACACCGGCATCACGCCGCGCTTCTGGGGCAGTTGTGACGCCATCGCGAACCGCGACGAGTGGGTGGTGTGGGGCACGCCGAACTGCGGCAAAGGCCAACCGGAGCAGGTGGCGCACACCGGGCACGGTGCTGCGGCGGCGCGATTTCGCGGTGTACAGGTCGGGCTGATGAAGTAG
- the gap gene encoding type I glyceraldehyde-3-phosphate dehydrogenase yields the protein MATRIGINGFGRIGRQVLKAIKERHPGALEVVAINDLFDTKTNAHLFKYDSNYGRYPGTVEAAEGGLVVDGKPITVFAEREPGKIPWGQVDVDIVVESTGLFTDADKARAHVRDSVKKVIISAPAKNEDATLVLGVNAEQTYDRSKHTVVSNASCTTNGLAPTVKVLLDTFGILKGQMTTIHAYTNSQRLLDMASNDLREARAAAMNIVPTSTGAARALKLVIPEIEGKLDGVAYRVPTPTVSIVEIVALVDKQTSAEEVNDAMRKAAAGAMKGILAVSDEPLVSMDLKGDPHSSIVDSATTNVVAGDLVKVASWYDNEWGYSCRTADLCAFVAAKGL from the coding sequence ATGGCGACGCGCATCGGCATTAACGGCTTTGGCCGCATCGGGCGGCAGGTACTGAAGGCGATCAAGGAGCGGCATCCGGGCGCGCTCGAGGTCGTCGCCATCAACGACCTCTTCGACACGAAAACGAACGCCCACCTGTTCAAGTACGACTCGAACTACGGGCGCTATCCGGGGACCGTGGAGGCGGCCGAAGGCGGACTGGTCGTCGACGGGAAGCCGATCACGGTGTTCGCGGAGCGCGAGCCGGGGAAGATCCCCTGGGGCCAGGTCGACGTCGATATCGTCGTCGAGTCCACAGGGCTGTTCACCGACGCCGACAAGGCGCGCGCGCACGTGCGCGACAGCGTCAAGAAGGTGATCATCTCGGCGCCGGCGAAGAACGAAGACGCGACGCTCGTGCTGGGCGTGAACGCGGAGCAGACGTACGACCGTTCGAAGCACACCGTCGTGTCGAATGCGTCGTGCACCACGAACGGCCTTGCGCCGACGGTCAAGGTGCTGCTCGATACGTTCGGCATCCTCAAGGGTCAGATGACGACGATCCACGCGTACACGAACTCGCAGCGGCTGCTGGACATGGCGTCGAACGACCTGCGCGAGGCGCGGGCGGCCGCCATGAACATCGTCCCGACGTCGACGGGCGCCGCACGGGCGCTGAAGCTTGTGATCCCGGAGATCGAAGGCAAGCTCGACGGCGTGGCGTACCGCGTGCCGACGCCGACGGTTTCGATCGTCGAGATCGTGGCGCTGGTCGACAAGCAGACGAGCGCGGAGGAAGTGAACGACGCGATGCGGAAGGCCGCCGCCGGCGCGATGAAGGGCATACTCGCGGTCTCGGACGAACCGCTGGTGTCGATGGACCTCAAGGGTGATCCGCACTCGTCGATCGTCGACTCGGCGACGACGAACGTGGTCGCCGGTGACCTGGTGAAGGTGGCGTCGTGGTACGACAACGAGTGGGGGTACTCGTGCCGGACGGCGGATTTGTGCGCGTTCGTGGCGGCAAAGGGGCTGTAG